The segment TCGACAACCAAGAGCGTCAGGACAACGGCATACCACCGTCACGAGAGGTTGGCATCCAAGTATCTGCCCTCCCGTACTACCTCACGCCAACCAGGCAGAAACAGCGCCATAGCATCTTCATCCAGGAAAACGGTACTGAAGGGGCCTGGTTCTTTGTTGCGTCTAACAAAGCAGCCAACAACACCATCCCGAAGCAGAGCCTCGTCTACAACGTAGTAATCACGAACGATTCCGGAGCGAAGGTTCCCGTCTTGAGCCACCCGCTGGGTGAGATGTTCTTCTCTACGTTCACCTTCGACATAGTGAAGCTCCGGGAATCGGCCAAGACCTCGATCCTTCAAAAAATCGTTGAGCTCTGTCTGCACAACTGAACAGAGCGGGGCTCCACATTGGCGCCGTACGCAAGGGACACTCCCCCCAGCAGAGATGTTTCGCACCAGATCAAGACGAGGATCGCATTTCGCCTCAAGCGTGCGCACCGCGAGTTCGACGTGTGCATACTCGAAAGTGTCCGTGCTAACGGGGCCTCGACAAAGGTGCATCGGTCATGGACGTACCAATATCCAGGGCCCCAGCACATCTGAACTACTACCCCTCGCTCAGCCCCCTCGGCCCTCGCTATGGCGCAGATCGCCTAGAACTGCGCCAAATTCGCCACTCCAATTGGCGCAGTTCAGAAAACTGCGCCATAATTGCGCCAACAGCATTCAAACGGCGCCACCTAAGCTATGCCCTCCTCCACAGACATACTCAACAGTATCCAGGCATCTGGGAACGGTCTGACGCTGACTGAGCTATTGGCCAAACACCCCGACATTGCTCGGAGAACAGCGCAGCGACTGATTGCAAAGCTGATAGCAAGCGGTCAGATCTCAGCGCAGGGTGAAGGTAGAGCACGGCGCTATTTCGGAACTGCTATCCAAGCAGAAACCAGCACCCTGGACACTGATAGCTTTCCGTCCTTTATCCCGCTGTCGGCAGACAGCCGAGACATCCTCGCTTACATCAACCAACCACCTGAAGCGCGCAAGCCCGTAGGCTACCAGCGCGACTTTCTTGACACCTACCAGCCGAACGCAACGAGCTACCTGCCAGAATCACTGCGGCGCCAACTGCACAGAATGGGCAAAACCACAGATGCCTTGGAGCCTGCAGGCACGTACAGCCGCGCAGTCCTGAATCGCCTGCTGATTGATTTATCGTGGGCATCAAGTCACCTGGAGGGGAACACCTACTCGCGACTCGATACGCGACAGCTGATTGAGCATGGAAAGGCCGCACAAGGTAAAGCAGCCATCGAAACACAGATGATCTTGAACCATAAAACGGCAATCGAGCTGTTGGTCGAGAACATTGAAAGTGCAGAGTTCAACCGCTACACATTGATGAACCTGCACAGCGCCTTGGCCGAGAACCTGCTCCCAAATCCTGCAGATGAAGGCCGCATCCGGCAGCATGCCGTCGACATTGGGAAAAGCACCTATCGCCCTCTCTCAACACCACAACAGATTGAGGACACCTTGGAGGTTCTGCTTAGCAAGGCCAATCAGATTACTGATCCGTTCGAGCAGTCGTTCTTCATGATGGTGCACCTGCCCTACCTGCAGCCCTTTGCCGACATCAACAAGCGCACCTCCAGACTGGCAGCGAACCTGCCACTGTTTCGCGCCAACCTATGTCCGCTGACATTTCTGGATGTACCCGAACAGGCCTACAGCCGCGCCATGTTGGGCGTATACGAAATGACCCGGGTAGAGCTGCTGCGCGACCTGTACCTCTGGGCCTATGAACGCTCAACGCAGGAGTACCTGGCAATCAAGCAAGACCTTGCTGAACCAGACCCACTTAGACTGACCTGGCGGGACTTCATCAAATCGACCATTCGAGAGGTCGTCACTCATCCTGAGCTTGATCCACTGACCTGCATTCAACACGCAGTAGCTGAGCATGTTTCAGACACTGAGCAGCCAGAAGTACAAGCCCTGATCGTTGAAGAGCTCCGACGACTGCACGAAGGGGTGCTGGCGCGTTACGGATTACGGCCATCCGAGTTCACCCTCTGGAAATCGCGCCATGGGAATTGATGATCTCACACCCAACCATTCACGCCCTCAGACAGAAAGCGAACACTCAATATTAAGCCCTATGGATTACGAAAGCCTTCTTGCACAGGTCGTCCAACTAGTCGAAGACGCTGGCCTGCTGCTCATTACTGAATGGCAGCGCCCAGAAGGACCTCGCGGCTCAGGCGATAAAGCAGATGTCGATGTTGAAATTGAATCACTGCTAAAGCCGCGGTTACTGCAGCTGCTCGACTGTGATTTCTGGGGTGAGGAAACAGGCCATAGGCTCACAGGAGCCAGGTATTGCTGGGTTGTTGACCCCAATGATGGGACTGCAGACTTCCTGAAAGGCCACAAAGGCTCTGCAATATCTGTCGGCTTGCTTGAGGATGCCCAACCGGTGCTTGGCGTGGTCTATGCACCTGTTTTGCTGGATGGTGATTCCGACTGCGTCGCATGGGCAAAAGGGGCACCGTGTGTGCTTCGCAATGGGAGCCCCATTAAAGCGACACTCACCCAAAAAGAATGGAATCAAGACAGCAGAGTTATGGTCAGCACTGCGGCAACGAACAAGCCCGAAATCAATTCTGAATTGTGCTCACCAGGTTGCTTTGTGGCGATGCCCAGCATCGCCTATCGGTTGGCACGAGTCGCAGCAGGTGATGGGGATGCAGGCGTATCGCTTGTGCCGGTTTCAGCACACGATGTGGCTGCAGGTCATGCGCTGCTAATTGGCGCAGGGGGCGTGCTGATTGACCAGGATGGGAACAGCATCACTTATGTCACTGAAGCCGACATGCAGACAGTATCTCGGAGATGCTTTGGCGGTACGCGAGAAGCCTGCCAGTCACTGGCAAGCCGAAATTGGAGCAAGGTATTTACATGAAAACGCTAAAAGTCGTGATCGAGGATTGGGATGGTGATGGCGCCATTCGCATTCCCGATGAGGTCCTCCAAGAGCTCGGTGTAGATGTTGGTGACTCCCTTTATCTAGTCGAGGAATACGTTGGCTCAACGCGGTGCCTAGTGCTGAGCAAAACTGAACGCACTCCAGGCCGCGTTGATGAACTGGTCGGACACTGGGATACCTTCGGAAAAGTGCAGAATGTTACGGATGATTGAGCAGGCAACCAGGCAGAACTGGCTGCCCTGCCTGTCGCATGACGTCATGAGCAAAGCGTTTAGAGGACTGATCGGGGCAACCACCTGAACCAAAACGCCTTGATCAATCCAGTCAGTTCAACTCCCCAGAAAGGATTTGAACGCAAAAAACCCTCCCTGTACCGCGCTAAGCCTTTGAAGTGAAAATCGATTTGGATGCGCTCTTGACGGAAGGCTCAAGGTTCCTATACTGCTCAACGACTGAGTGAAATCCTACAAATCAGTTTTCCGAGGCCAAGCGCCTGAAACGCTGATTTGAGCTGGGCATTTGTGTCTTTGGATTCAAATCCCCCCGGCTCCACCAAATACGAAGCCCCGAGACTCGAAAGAGCCTCGGGGCTTTTTCTTTGCCGGATCGAAAGCCGGCCGAAGCACTCAGGTCGTCTCTCACCAAAAGCCTATCGGCGCAAGGTGTTCCCCTTCTTGCCCGGCTCCCTCCCGCACAGGCGCCCAATGGATGTAAATCTGCCTCTTTCGGGAAGGCCATATGGCTTGAGGGTGAAAATAAATCTATCCCCTTTTTCCGCAGAGAGCAGGTTCGCATGGAATCGTGCGCCGCCTGCTGGCTCTCAACCTAGAGCGCAGCAAGCCGACCGCCGAGTGGGTTGCGGCTCCGGCAGGAGCTGTGATCGGCATGACCTGCTCGCAGCTCCTGGTGGCTGGTGGCGAGGCATCATCCAACGGTACGCAAGGTTGGTACGCAGCCGGTACGCACGGAAAAGCGCTGCGCACCGAACCGGTGCGCAATTAGATAGCCTAGCTGCTCCATGCAGCCAAGCATCACGCTAGAGCCCGATCCCATTCAACGCGCGGATCAGTTCTGCACCCTTCACGATCCGGTCTACGGTGTCTCGCTGGTTTTCCTGCGGCACCCGGAAAATGTAGTCGGCGCCAATGTCGAACACCGCGCACATATCGGCCAGGCGGCTCAGCTGATCAGGATCGCTTGGTACTTCCGCCAATTGCCAACCTTCATCGACACTTTCGAGGGTAATGATGCCGTTTGATCGCTCCAGCCGGCGCCGTTCGGTCTCATAGCCGTAGAACCAGAGGTTCGCAGTCGCCAAGCCACTCATACTCGCCAGCTCGAACAGGTAAGGATCACGGTAATAGCTGCGCATCACGGTCTTGTCCAACATGCAGATGCTGTATCCGCGTTGACTTACAGCGTAGCGACCGGAGGTTCCTCTGCGCATCGACGGGTACTTGACGAGGTAATAACGCCAATCCAGCGATTGGTTGCGCTCGCATTCTTCGATGAACGTCCTCTGGATCGTTTTTAAGACGCCCAAATCGCCGCCGTTCTGCGCAACGTGGTCCAGCAACCGGGTCAGCGGTTCTGTCAACTCCGCATCACTTCTACCCATGAACAGCTCTCGCCATACACTCTCGCTGTTGGGCGAGCCGAGCTCGAAGAGCCTGTAGCCGCCATGGCGATTGAGCTTGCGAGAGTAATCGCCAAGAGCCAGCAGCGCGCCCGTCAGTTCTGGCCAGCAATGACGATCATTGAACAACCGAAGGAAGGCATTTGCCCGTTGGGTGAATAGCGAGGGATCGCCGGATGGGTCCAGGTCGAACACGGCCAGGGAGCCTCGCAGCAGGCGATTGTCTTCCAGCCGATGGACGGTCTCCCGCAGCGCAGGGTGAGCGGCCAGGAGCGTGGCTTTAGCCCTCTCGTTCGCTACTTGCTTCTGGTTGAAGGTCGACACGTCTTCCAAGGTCGCCTCGACCACGATTCGCTGCATGTCGTTCAGCAATGCGGCCATGTTCTGGATGCGCATCTCACCGCCACCGGAAGACTCAATCAGGTTGCGCACGATACGCAACTGTCGAGGGAAGTCAGCGGTGCCATGGATGCGATGCAACAGCACGGCATACAACAACAGACTGTGGGCCTGGCTCCACTCGAATTCACCATAGTGCCGGCAGCAGCCGCCGAACAGGTCGGTACCTTGGTTCGCCTGGGAGCGCAGCGGGTTGAAAATGAGCAGCGCCGATGAGTCTTCACGCGGTTCCGTGCATAGCAATGCGGAGAACTCGGCATGGATATCAAGGTCTTGCCAGACATCGAAGGCTTTGAACAGGAACTCCAGATGCTCGGCACCGTGCGCATTGCTGGTATCGAACAGGCTTTGCGCCAGGGTGTCGAGATTTGCCTTGCTGTCCGAACGACCGCCCTCGCGCCAGGTGCACAGGTCAAAGACAAAGCGGAAATAGCGCATGAACTGGTCGTCGATCAGGTGATCAGCGTCCTTATAGGCCCAGAGGGTATCCGCCCAGGCTGTATCTATCTTCAGTGAGAAATCTGCGACCCGGTGCGGACAGGTGCCTTTAAGCAACGCCTCCAAATGAGCCTTGAAGTTTTCGAACGGCGTCAGGGGTTTACCGCGGGAGTTCATCTTGATGTAGAGATCGTCGGTAAGCTGATTGGTCACGGCCGGCAGCAGGTGAAAGCTGATCGCCGGATCAATCGGGTCGACCAGACGTTTCCAGGCCGCCTCGAGCGACTCGCAGCTGGCGCTGGCAAAGCGCTGCTCCAGCGCTTGCAGCATGACCAGCATGGCGCTGATGCTCGAATCATGGTGCCAGCCATGGAAGTACCAGGCCTGGTCGACGATCCACTCCCGCAGCCTGGTTTCCCCGGCAGGCGGTTGATAAGTTGCCAGCGCATCGCAGAACTGCCGGGCACTGGCCCGCGTGGAATAGCTGAAGTTTCGCCAAGCTTGCCCTTCGAGCGCCGCGCCGGCCCGCCAACTCAAGTACCAATGCAGTAGGAACAGCGTGGTCAGGCGTTGCTGGCCATCCAAGGGGTAGAGGGTGTGATCGACCACGTCTCCATAGATGAAGTCCAGGCTGATCGGATCCCCGCCTGGCATGACCGCATCGTACAGGGCATCGACGAAGTCCCTGCGGATCCGCTCCACGGATTCGCCTTGGCGACCCTGCGCGTAGTCGCGTTGGATCAAGGGAATCTCGATTCGATCGATTCGATGAGTATCGTTCTGGCTCTTGCCGAAGAGCGAGGCGTAGGACGTGAGAGTCTGGTTCATGCCGTGTGCTCTTCTGTGCGGAGATAGGGCTGGACTGTTGAGATTATTGCGTCGAGATAGTGGCTGCGGTCCTGAGGACTCCAGAAATGGTTCTGGTGCGCGTCCGCCGCGGTGTAGTACTTCAGGAAGACGTTGCGTGTGCAAACCGGGATGTACCCACCCTTGCGGTCTACTGCCAGTAGGCTTTGCCGCTTGACCTCGAACACCGAGTTGCTCAGGAGGCTGTTGTCGGCCTTGGAAAGCAACGCGAGGTTGCTGACGGAGTGCACATTATGGGCGGCTGTCAGGCTCTGCTCGCCGTGTGCGTTGAAAGCCTTGACGACGCGGGTGGCAAGGTCTTGGAAAATGGCGCCGAAGTTCCTCGCGGTTTCCATCTGCGCCAGCGCGGCCTGGATGTCCTGGATCAACTGCGCTTGATCCATAACAGTTTCTGGAGCCAGGGCAGACAGCGCGGACAGGTGCTGGCACAGCCAGGTGTGCCACTGCTCAGCCTTGGTTAGGTTCTCAGCATTCTGCGCATGGATGTGCTCCAGTGACCACGCAGTATCGGTATGCAAGTGGAAGGGGAAGCGCTGGTTGGAATGAGGGGCGAGACGCATGCTCTCGACATTCATCAACAGCAGTAGGCGCCGTAGTTTCTCGTAGTCGCTCTGATTGTCGTAGCTAAGCGTTTCCACATCCGAGGCTCGAAGTGCCAATGATGCCCTTATGCGTTGATCCAGATGATGCTCGAACCGGCTCTTGCTCTGGTCCCGGGCCAGCCGGGCCAGTTCGCCGAAAGCCGTACCCGTGAGCACCAGATAGCCCACCTTGTGGTAGAGGCTGCGGTTGTTAAACCAGCCAAGCATCAGGTCATGCAGGTTGAGAACCTGCATCCAGAATCCCATGGGCTTTGTTTCGATCTGCTGCCTGAGTGACTCGAAGGTGTAGTAGCGCGGCGGCTTGCGCCCTGGCCACGGGGCGCCGGGGGTCAAGGTATCGAGTAGGAGGCTGATTCTAGTGGGGTAACGATCGTCAGCAGTGCCCGACACATCGCTTGAGATGAAGCCCCACAGTTCGGGCGCATGGAGATCGCGTTCGATGATGTCCCACTGACTGGCCACCTCGGCGGCTCGGTGGGCATGTTCGCCTTTGATCTGTGACAGCAGGAGGGCCTTGACCAGCTCGGCATCGGTCAAGGGTATCCTGCCCACGTTCAGGCGAGTGAACAGGGCTGTGGCATCCATGTCGTCGGGGGCTTGATACCAGATCACCCGGACGCTTTCGAACAGCGCTGCGTAGAATCGGTTAGCGGCGTATTGAAGTCGATTTCCATGAGCTTCAAACCAATCGCCGATGCATTCGTAGGCTTTGTACAAGTGGTAGTAGTCGATGTTGCTGTCCTGATCTGCCTGATCCTCACTGCCGAGCCCCTTAAGGAAGTCTGAGCTACCCGGACGTGTCTCATAATGCAGCTCATAAGGAAGGTTGACTCTGTTCAGCCCTGTATTGTGCATGTAGAGCAGGATCAGGTAGAGCGTGGTCAGGCGCTGCTGCCCGTCCACCAGCTCCCAATGGCAGGATTGTGCCGTTAGGCCTTGCTGGCGCAGTTTCACGACAACCGGCTGCAAGTTGTACGGCTGTTTCGGAGTGTTATCCAGGGCGTGCCAGATGTCTTCCAGAAGCCGTTTTACGTCTGTGACATCCCAGCGGTAGCCCCGTTGGTAGCCAGGTATGAAGAACAAGCCGGTGATATCGCCTACGTACTTGTGAGCCAGGGTTGCCGAAGGTGTATCGGCCCTGTGTGCGTCCAAGCAGGGTACGTCCATGTTCTATGGTCTCACTGTGAGTACGAGCTGACCGAAGGGAGCCGGCGTTCGCACGGTGGCAGGTTAGTGCGTGAATGATGCTACAGGGGGATGGCTTGCAGCCACTGCCTTTGCTTCATCACTGCGCAACGCTGATCCACTGCGCTGCCCCCCTGGCCGCTCACCATTAGTGCTTGCATCTGTCCGTGTGACTGGTCGAAAGCAGCCGAAATACCCCCCCAGTAGCGGGGATTCTGTATCCCTTTGTGTATCCCTGATGCAGGTTTTTTATGGATGCCTTGATTTGTGCAGCCTTGGCTGTCTTGTTCAAACGACCCCGGCAACAAAGCCCCGAGAACTGCATGATTCTCGGGGCTTTTCTTTGCGGAGTCGAAGCTTAGCGAGGGCGCTCAGCTAGTTGCTAGTCGACGGCCTTAACCGCGACCTGGCCACAGGCAGCATGTGTGTGTGCGCAAGCTGCCGCAGCTCTGGTCTCTGCACCATTCCACCAACAGTAGTCTTCCAGTTCACAGCAAACCCGGCTGCTTCCAGCTAGGCACTACCCGTAGATCGCCGGCTCCCGGTAATGCCGCGCACAGGCCTCGCCGTTCTCGCGGAACAGGTGGCACTTGTCGGCCTTGAGGCCGGCGGCAAAGGTCTCGCCCTCGGTGACGCGCAGGTTGCCGTCGACGCAGAGGGTAATGACATCCTGCAGGCGTTCGAGGGTGAGGTAGAGCAGGTTGTACTGGCCCAGCCGCTCGGCGACGGCGATCTGGCCGTGGAAGGTGAAGTCGGCTTCTTCCGGCATGACGAAGTGCTCGGGGCGGATGCCGAGGGTGAGCGGGTCGCCGGGGCTGACGTCGCTGCCGTCCACCGGCAGGGTCAGTGGATAGCCGCTGGGCAGTTCGATGGTGACCGCCTCGGGGCTGGCGGAGATGGCGCGCACCTCGACGAAGTTCATCTGCGGCGAGCCGAGGAAGCCGGCGACGAAGCGGTTCTTCGGGTAGTGATAAAGGTGCAGCGGCTGGCCGACCTGGGCGATCTCGCCGGCGTTGAGCACGACGATCTTGTCGGCCAGGGTCATGGCTTCGACCTGGTCGTGGGTCACGTAGATCATGGTGGAGCGGATACGCTGGTGCAGGCGGGCGATCTCGATGCGCATCTGCACGCGGAGGAAGGCGTCGAGGTTCGACAGGGGTTCATCGAACAGGAACACCTTCGGTTCACGGACCATGGTGCGGCCGATGGCGACGCGCTGGCGCTGGCCACCGGAGAGGTCCTTGGGCTTGCGTTCGAGCAGCTTGTCCAGCTGCAGGATCGCCGCGGCCGCCTCGACGCGGCGCGCGATCTCGCGCTTGTCGACGCTGGCGAGCTTGAGGCCGAAGGCCATGTTCTCGGCCACCGTCATGTGTGGGTAGAGCGCGTAGGACTGGAACACCATGCCCACCGAACGATCCTTCGGCGGCAGGTCGTTGACGCGCTGGTTGCCGATGTACAGATCGCCCGAGGTGATGTCCTCGAGCCCGGCGATCAGCCGCAGCAGGGTGGACTTGCCGCAGCCGGAGGGGCCGACGAAGACGACGAACTCGCCGTCTTCGATATCCAGGTCGATATGCCGGGTGATCGGCGTACCGTCATAACTCTTGCAGATGTCGCGCAGCGTGACACTGGCCATCGTTGTTGTTCTCCGTTGCTGCGATGCACTCGTTTCGATGGCAGCGGCGGGTCATGCCCACCGCTGCCGGCACGCCGTCAATCCGCGAGCCGCACATAGCCGAAGCCATGCGCCGGCAACCGGGCATAGCCGCCGTCGAACTCGGCCTGGCTCGCCGGTACGTCGATCAGCGGCACGGCCCGGTCCGGCAGCGCGTAGCTGCGCGGCAGGTCTCCGAGGTTGAACAGGCAGAGCCAGGCTTCCCCGCCCAGCCGGCGCTCGAACACCAGCAGGGCGTCGTCATGGTAGACCATGTGAATGTCGCCCTCGACGAGCAGCGGCTGCTCGCGCCGCCAGCCAAGGAAGCGCCGGTAGCAGTTGAGCATCGAGTGCGGGTCGGCATCCTGCGCGGCCACCGACAGCGAGCGGTGCGAATCGTCCACCGGCAACCACGGCTGGCTGCCGGTAAAGCCGGCGTGGTGCGCCTCGCTCTCCCACGGCATCGGCGTGCGGCAACCGTCGCGGCCCTTGAATTCCGGCCAGAAGGTGATGCCGTACGGATCGACCAGATCCTCGTAGCGCAGCTCCGCTTCCGGCAGGCCCAGCTCCTCGCCCTGGTAGAGGCAGACGCTGCCGCGCAGCGAGAGCAACAGCGCCATCAGCAAACGGCCACGCTCCGGGTCGGGACGGCCGTTGAGCGCCCAGCGCGTCATCACCCGCACTACGTCATGGTTGCCCATGGACCAGCACGACCAGCCGTCGGCCAGCTCGCGCTCGATGCCCTCTACCGTGCGGCGGATGTAGGCCGGGCTGCACTGCTCGGTGAGCAGGTCGAAGGAATAGGCCATGTGCAGGGTGTCGCCACCGCTGGTGTAGGCGGCCATGGTGCGCAGCGACTCGTCGCAGCCGATCTCCGCCACCGAAGAGGCGCCGGGGTAACGCTGCAGCAGCGCCCGCAAACGACGGAGGAAATCCAGGTTCTCCGGCCGCGTCTTGTCGTAGATGTGCCGCTGGTAGGCGTAGGGGTTGTCGGCGCGCACACCGATGCTGCCCTCGCGGATTTCACTGTTCGGCGGGTTGTCGCGCAGCTCGGCGTCATGGAAGTAGAAGTTCGCCGCGTCGAGGCGGAAACCGTCGACGCCCAGCTTGAGCCAG is part of the Stutzerimonas balearica DSM 6083 genome and harbors:
- a CDS encoding Fic family protein, whose product is MAKHPDIARRTAQRLIAKLIASGQISAQGEGRARRYFGTAIQAETSTLDTDSFPSFIPLSADSRDILAYINQPPEARKPVGYQRDFLDTYQPNATSYLPESLRRQLHRMGKTTDALEPAGTYSRAVLNRLLIDLSWASSHLEGNTYSRLDTRQLIEHGKAAQGKAAIETQMILNHKTAIELLVENIESAEFNRYTLMNLHSALAENLLPNPADEGRIRQHAVDIGKSTYRPLSTPQQIEDTLEVLLSKANQITDPFEQSFFMMVHLPYLQPFADINKRTSRLAANLPLFRANLCPLTFLDVPEQAYSRAMLGVYEMTRVELLRDLYLWAYERSTQEYLAIKQDLAEPDPLRLTWRDFIKSTIREVVTHPELDPLTCIQHAVAEHVSDTEQPEVQALIVEELRRLHEGVLARYGLRPSEFTLWKSRHGN
- a CDS encoding inositol monophosphatase family protein codes for the protein MDYESLLAQVVQLVEDAGLLLITEWQRPEGPRGSGDKADVDVEIESLLKPRLLQLLDCDFWGEETGHRLTGARYCWVVDPNDGTADFLKGHKGSAISVGLLEDAQPVLGVVYAPVLLDGDSDCVAWAKGAPCVLRNGSPIKATLTQKEWNQDSRVMVSTAATNKPEINSELCSPGCFVAMPSIAYRLARVAAGDGDAGVSLVPVSAHDVAAGHALLIGAGGVLIDQDGNSITYVTEADMQTVSRRCFGGTREACQSLASRNWSKVFT
- a CDS encoding AbrB/MazE/SpoVT family DNA-binding domain-containing protein; amino-acid sequence: MKTLKVVIEDWDGDGAIRIPDEVLQELGVDVGDSLYLVEEYVGSTRCLVLSKTERTPGRVDELVGHWDTFGKVQNVTDD
- a CDS encoding DUF262 domain-containing protein; protein product: MNQTLTSYASLFGKSQNDTHRIDRIEIPLIQRDYAQGRQGESVERIRRDFVDALYDAVMPGGDPISLDFIYGDVVDHTLYPLDGQQRLTTLFLLHWYLSWRAGAALEGQAWRNFSYSTRASARQFCDALATYQPPAGETRLREWIVDQAWYFHGWHHDSSISAMLVMLQALEQRFASASCESLEAAWKRLVDPIDPAISFHLLPAVTNQLTDDLYIKMNSRGKPLTPFENFKAHLEALLKGTCPHRVADFSLKIDTAWADTLWAYKDADHLIDDQFMRYFRFVFDLCTWREGGRSDSKANLDTLAQSLFDTSNAHGAEHLEFLFKAFDVWQDLDIHAEFSALLCTEPREDSSALLIFNPLRSQANQGTDLFGGCCRHYGEFEWSQAHSLLLYAVLLHRIHGTADFPRQLRIVRNLIESSGGGEMRIQNMAALLNDMQRIVVEATLEDVSTFNQKQVANERAKATLLAAHPALRETVHRLEDNRLLRGSLAVFDLDPSGDPSLFTQRANAFLRLFNDRHCWPELTGALLALGDYSRKLNRHGGYRLFELGSPNSESVWRELFMGRSDAELTEPLTRLLDHVAQNGGDLGVLKTIQRTFIEECERNQSLDWRYYLVKYPSMRRGTSGRYAVSQRGYSICMLDKTVMRSYYRDPYLFELASMSGLATANLWFYGYETERRRLERSNGIITLESVDEGWQLAEVPSDPDQLSRLADMCAVFDIGADYIFRVPQENQRDTVDRIVKGAELIRALNGIGL
- a CDS encoding DUF262 domain-containing protein, translating into MDVPCLDAHRADTPSATLAHKYVGDITGLFFIPGYQRGYRWDVTDVKRLLEDIWHALDNTPKQPYNLQPVVVKLRQQGLTAQSCHWELVDGQQRLTTLYLILLYMHNTGLNRVNLPYELHYETRPGSSDFLKGLGSEDQADQDSNIDYYHLYKAYECIGDWFEAHGNRLQYAANRFYAALFESVRVIWYQAPDDMDATALFTRLNVGRIPLTDAELVKALLLSQIKGEHAHRAAEVASQWDIIERDLHAPELWGFISSDVSGTADDRYPTRISLLLDTLTPGAPWPGRKPPRYYTFESLRQQIETKPMGFWMQVLNLHDLMLGWFNNRSLYHKVGYLVLTGTAFGELARLARDQSKSRFEHHLDQRIRASLALRASDVETLSYDNQSDYEKLRRLLLLMNVESMRLAPHSNQRFPFHLHTDTAWSLEHIHAQNAENLTKAEQWHTWLCQHLSALSALAPETVMDQAQLIQDIQAALAQMETARNFGAIFQDLATRVVKAFNAHGEQSLTAAHNVHSVSNLALLSKADNSLLSNSVFEVKRQSLLAVDRKGGYIPVCTRNVFLKYYTAADAHQNHFWSPQDRSHYLDAIISTVQPYLRTEEHTA
- the malK gene encoding maltose/maltodextrin ABC transporter ATP-binding protein MalK, producing MASVTLRDICKSYDGTPITRHIDLDIEDGEFVVFVGPSGCGKSTLLRLIAGLEDITSGDLYIGNQRVNDLPPKDRSVGMVFQSYALYPHMTVAENMAFGLKLASVDKREIARRVEAAAAILQLDKLLERKPKDLSGGQRQRVAIGRTMVREPKVFLFDEPLSNLDAFLRVQMRIEIARLHQRIRSTMIYVTHDQVEAMTLADKIVVLNAGEIAQVGQPLHLYHYPKNRFVAGFLGSPQMNFVEVRAISASPEAVTIELPSGYPLTLPVDGSDVSPGDPLTLGIRPEHFVMPEEADFTFHGQIAVAERLGQYNLLYLTLERLQDVITLCVDGNLRVTEGETFAAGLKADKCHLFRENGEACARHYREPAIYG
- a CDS encoding alpha-glucosidase, with the protein product MSEQLQNWWRGGVIYQVYPRSFFDSNGDGVGDLPGVLHKLDYIASLNVDAIWLSPFFTSPMKDFGYDVADYRGVDPLFGTLDDFVRLVEACHERGMRVLIDQVLNHSSDQHPWFAESRSSRDNDKADWYVWADPKPDGSVPNNWLSVFGGSAWSWDSRRRQYYLHNFLASQPDLNFHCPAVQAQLLDDMEFWLKLGVDGFRLDAANFYFHDAELRDNPPNSEIREGSIGVRADNPYAYQRHIYDKTRPENLDFLRRLRALLQRYPGASSVAEIGCDESLRTMAAYTSGGDTLHMAYSFDLLTEQCSPAYIRRTVEGIERELADGWSCWSMGNHDVVRVMTRWALNGRPDPERGRLLMALLLSLRGSVCLYQGEELGLPEAELRYEDLVDPYGITFWPEFKGRDGCRTPMPWESEAHHAGFTGSQPWLPVDDSHRSLSVAAQDADPHSMLNCYRRFLGWRREQPLLVEGDIHMVYHDDALLVFERRLGGEAWLCLFNLGDLPRSYALPDRAVPLIDVPASQAEFDGGYARLPAHGFGYVRLAD